A single Vulcanisaeta distributa DSM 14429 DNA region contains:
- a CDS encoding ATP-binding protein: MGRVRLGFANLTIEFVDRDLALKLIDEWAEKSTFPVQVIYGPEGCGKTAWLLQSIELLKDHGFEVVYVNPINRLAFAEVSINSLREEFFKLVKEAIAQSALARIAWIAYNVVYDVIKATRGKVAVIVDDAFQVIGVKESALYVKALLNLIEYPPEHYEKIVTIAATSEGVSRYEIGRHRWASIRIMWNMPKEGFRQLYEQLPGGKPPFEEVWRITGGNPAMLESLYRVGWSAERVLREIIARKNLHTFTSSLGPGDREVLVRALEDPDALMSREGIPLMNRLIELNLIINVPPWRDEYLWVDQPPPEKDEELGIGKYVAWQSPLHREAVRRVLGMPG; the protein is encoded by the coding sequence GTGGGGAGGGTTAGGCTGGGCTTTGCTAATTTAACGATTGAATTCGTTGATAGGGACCTCGCTCTCAAACTCATTGATGAATGGGCCGAGAAAAGCACCTTCCCAGTCCAAGTCATCTATGGGCCGGAGGGCTGCGGTAAGACGGCTTGGCTCCTACAATCCATTGAATTGCTTAAAGACCATGGTTTTGAGGTTGTTTATGTGAATCCAATCAATAGGCTTGCCTTTGCTGAGGTAAGCATTAACAGCCTTAGGGAGGAGTTCTTCAAGCTGGTTAAGGAGGCTATTGCACAGAGTGCGTTGGCTAGAATCGCATGGATAGCCTATAATGTGGTTTATGACGTAATCAAGGCGACCAGGGGCAAGGTAGCCGTGATAGTCGACGACGCGTTTCAAGTCATTGGCGTCAAGGAATCAGCCCTATACGTAAAGGCACTACTCAACCTAATCGAGTACCCACCCGAGCACTACGAGAAAATAGTAACGATAGCCGCAACCAGTGAAGGTGTCTCGAGGTATGAAATTGGCAGGCACAGATGGGCGAGCATAAGGATCATGTGGAACATGCCGAAGGAAGGCTTTAGGCAATTATACGAGCAATTACCGGGCGGGAAACCACCATTCGAGGAGGTTTGGCGAATAACCGGTGGAAATCCGGCAATGCTAGAGAGCCTCTATAGGGTGGGTTGGAGCGCGGAGAGGGTGCTGAGGGAAATCATCGCCAGGAAAAACCTCCACACATTCACGTCGTCGCTGGGCCCAGGCGATAGGGAGGTGTTGGTTAGGGCTTTGGAGGATCCAGACGCACTCATGAGCAGGGAGGGGATACCACTAATGAATAGGCTAATCGAGCTAAACCTCATAATCAACGTACCACCGTGGAGAGATGAATACCTGTGGGTAGACCAACCACCGCCGGAGAAGGATGAGGAACTGGGCATTGGAAAGTACGTAGCATGGCAATCACCACTGCATAGGGAGGCGGTTAGGAGGGTGTTGGGAATGCCTGGGTAA
- a CDS encoding glycosyltransferase family 4 protein: MRVAFITAESFTEKRHGGFGWLVRLIGGELARRGFEVYVIAWRDPGYPGEYVVDGVRVVTYEYDFGTRSVLRHLANYRDALKVIEDVDADVYISIEAMVETLLAELFVRGAKHIIWAQDPFDWRDYELMASVDPYYRISRVRFMANRFIFGMAYRRADLILTQARFYIDKLRRLYSIDPGRVIYLPNPVHPIPREEDIVKSEEPTICYLARMDPQKRYWLFFELARQFPEYRFIAMGKPSVLYEDRYREVVSRYRDLKNLEIKGFVSEGEKQEVLNRCWILVLPSIREGLPIAMLEALAHKCTLLSSVNPDGLTERFGYWARNDDFSKGLRYLLSGDKWRVLGQEGYRYVANNHRVDKVINELLSYINNVNA, from the coding sequence ATGAGAGTCGCCTTTATCACGGCTGAGTCCTTTACGGAGAAGAGGCATGGTGGCTTTGGTTGGCTTGTTAGGCTTATCGGTGGTGAGCTTGCTAGGCGTGGTTTTGAGGTTTATGTAATTGCCTGGAGGGACCCGGGTTACCCTGGGGAGTACGTGGTTGATGGCGTCAGAGTCGTTACCTATGAGTATGACTTCGGCACAAGATCCGTGCTTAGGCACTTGGCTAACTATAGGGATGCCCTTAAAGTCATTGAGGATGTCGACGCTGATGTGTACATAAGTATTGAGGCCATGGTTGAGACATTGTTGGCCGAGCTCTTCGTAAGGGGTGCTAAGCACATCATCTGGGCCCAGGACCCGTTCGACTGGCGTGACTACGAGCTCATGGCTTCGGTGGATCCCTACTATAGGATCTCTAGGGTTAGATTCATGGCTAATAGGTTCATATTCGGCATGGCGTATAGGCGCGCCGACCTTATCCTAACCCAGGCAAGGTTCTACATAGATAAGTTAAGGAGGCTCTACAGCATTGACCCAGGTAGAGTCATCTACCTCCCCAACCCAGTCCACCCAATACCGAGGGAGGAGGATATTGTCAAGAGTGAGGAGCCTACGATATGCTACCTGGCCAGGATGGATCCACAGAAGAGGTACTGGCTATTCTTCGAACTGGCGAGGCAATTCCCCGAATATAGATTCATAGCCATGGGTAAGCCAAGCGTACTCTACGAGGATAGGTACAGGGAGGTAGTCAGCAGATACAGGGACCTGAAGAACCTGGAGATTAAGGGCTTCGTCAGTGAGGGGGAGAAGCAGGAAGTACTAAACAGGTGCTGGATACTAGTCCTACCCAGCATCAGGGAGGGCCTGCCAATAGCCATGCTGGAGGCCCTAGCCCACAAATGCACCCTACTAAGCTCAGTAAACCCGGACGGTTTAACCGAGAGGTTCGGCTACTGGGCTAGAAACGATGACTTTAGTAAAGGCTTAAGGTACCTGCTAAGCGGTGATAAGTGGAGGGTTTTGGGTCAGGAGGGTTATAGGTATGTTGCTAATAACCATAGGGTTGATAAGGTAATTAACGAGTTATTAAGTTACATCAATAATGTTAATGCTTAA
- a CDS encoding glycosyltransferase: protein MKLGVFARNLFVDWFGGSTRTNRELLIRLANRRGVEVDFIPVVDEVYWRFRGKSGFRDMVLKWVETYGKLGIHIHNLLIDYYISGDLHKTWGELSSGILKDYDLVYDPILMPMANPRLLNQISQIVGPGHYLLDCLKANRDGKALALVIGSGDVPLSLAWGFRFAREYLFDDFRRTVGIELFILRVKSLFDALNKFKDRLIYLIPSTGLIRKIPQLRGARYFLFFPFYAVDDRVKAVSVGRKGDYVIFFSRLDLTKGILNLPSIVYYMSKYGCGVEVKVVGGFEDKATERAFWRRVNSLDVGKFIDFVGFVPEERKVEAYRLLSSARVMIYPSHVDVVPNVVVESLFLGTPVVMYGIPGPREVFEGTRAIRFVPEFDVKSMAREVCLLLNSDEDPIDDKALSIVKAHSDWGPIVDRFIGILHSITD, encoded by the coding sequence ATGAAACTTGGAGTCTTCGCCCGCAATCTCTTCGTCGACTGGTTTGGTGGCTCAACTAGGACTAACCGTGAGTTGCTTATTCGCCTTGCTAACCGTAGAGGTGTTGAGGTTGATTTCATTCCCGTGGTTGATGAGGTTTACTGGAGGTTTAGGGGTAAGTCTGGCTTCAGGGATATGGTTCTTAAGTGGGTTGAAACCTACGGGAAACTTGGGATTCATATCCATAACCTGTTGATTGATTATTACATTAGCGGTGATTTGCATAAGACGTGGGGTGAATTATCCAGTGGTATTCTCAAAGATTATGATTTGGTCTATGACCCGATTCTCATGCCCATGGCTAATCCTAGGTTACTTAATCAGATTAGCCAGATTGTGGGTCCGGGACATTACTTATTGGATTGCCTTAAGGCTAATCGTGATGGTAAAGCCTTAGCGTTAGTTATTGGTTCTGGTGATGTTCCGTTGAGTCTGGCTTGGGGCTTTAGGTTTGCCCGTGAGTACCTCTTTGATGATTTTAGGCGTACTGTGGGGATTGAATTATTTATCCTGAGGGTTAAATCCTTATTTGATGCATTAAATAAATTTAAAGATAGGTTGATTTACTTGATCCCGTCGACTGGGTTGATTAGGAAGATTCCTCAGCTGAGGGGTGCCAGGTATTTCTTATTTTTCCCATTTTACGCTGTTGATGATAGGGTTAAGGCTGTTAGTGTTGGTCGTAAGGGTGATTACGTAATTTTCTTTAGTAGGTTGGACTTAACTAAGGGTATTTTGAATCTACCCAGTATCGTGTATTACATGAGTAAATATGGTTGTGGTGTTGAGGTTAAGGTTGTTGGTGGTTTTGAGGATAAAGCCACTGAGCGTGCCTTTTGGCGTCGCGTTAATTCGCTCGATGTTGGTAAGTTTATTGACTTTGTTGGTTTTGTTCCTGAGGAGAGGAAGGTTGAGGCGTATAGGTTACTTTCCTCGGCCAGGGTAATGATTTACCCAAGTCATGTTGATGTTGTCCCTAACGTTGTTGTTGAGTCTTTGTTTTTGGGGACGCCGGTGGTTATGTATGGTATTCCTGGGCCTAGGGAGGTTTTTGAAGGTACGAGGGCTATTAGGTTTGTGCCTGAGTTTGACGTTAAATCAATGGCGAGGGAGGTATGCCTATTACTTAATAGTGATGAGGACCCTATCGATGATAAGGCCTTAAGCATAGTTAAGGCTCATAGTGACTGGGGGCCGATAGTGGATAGGTTTATTGGGATTTTACATTCTATTACTGATTAA
- a CDS encoding glycosyltransferase family 2 protein, translating to MRIDVVMPTYNSNKGIFPLVLESIRRYVPLNRLIVVDRYSSDGTVELIKEKFPDALIIQTSASLGYARYIGIKFVETEWFAFIDSDVIVLPQWFRVLSGFMKHERIGAVEGSYIQLADILYTQEFRLIIDIYKYINNSILDNQVSLIKYKLPLSKMNILNILKNGLTDVRPIFNNSLIRTEAVKDWVPNPYLNAYEDLAVAQHIIRRGYYWLTINIPLVLHGNPPRSNLNKLRASIRKGLWEGAGIKYTGIPRDFVALYTVTRLLGALYRLVRNKDPFNLAMRIAFLLSLPSNKYLVVKR from the coding sequence ATGAGGATTGACGTAGTGATGCCTACGTATAATAGTAATAAGGGGATATTTCCATTGGTGTTGGAGAGTATTAGGCGTTATGTACCGTTGAATAGGCTTATCGTGGTTGATAGGTATAGTAGTGATGGTACCGTGGAGTTAATTAAAGAGAAGTTTCCCGATGCGTTAATAATTCAAACATCAGCAAGTCTAGGCTATGCCCGCTACATTGGGATTAAGTTCGTTGAAACTGAGTGGTTCGCATTCATAGACTCTGATGTTATAGTATTGCCTCAATGGTTTAGGGTATTATCAGGATTCATGAAACATGAAAGAATAGGGGCTGTTGAGGGGTCATATATTCAATTAGCTGATATTCTCTATACTCAAGAATTTAGATTAATAATAGATATATATAAATATATAAATAATAGTATTTTAGATAATCAAGTATCCTTAATTAAATATAAATTGCCATTAAGTAAAATGAATATACTAAATATTCTTAAAAATGGATTAACTGATGTAAGACCTATCTTTAATAATTCATTAATAAGGACTGAAGCTGTTAAAGATTGGGTTCCTAACCCTTACCTAAATGCTTATGAAGACTTAGCAGTTGCTCAGCACATTATTAGGAGGGGTTATTATTGGCTAACCATTAATATACCATTGGTGCTTCATGGCAATCCACCTAGGAGTAATCTTAATAAATTGAGAGCATCTATTAGGAAGGGTCTTTGGGAAGGTGCTGGCATAAAATATACTGGTATACCACGTGATTTTGTGGCCTTATATACAGTGACTAGATTACTAGGTGCCTTATATAGGCTGGTCAGGAATAAAGATCCGTTTAATTTGGCAATGCGTATCGCATTCTTACTATCGTTACCAAGTAATAAATACTTGGTTGTTAAGCGTTAA
- a CDS encoding PaREP1 family protein — protein MGVIIELPEPLAREITRLGVDVEGFVIDSVSAGLNPDPSTEIETHLELANKYLNEGRNLINKDPVQASEKLYKAAEEAIKALAITLNLDEAKAAREQGRWTAALLFSAVDSISDRLGREEVRLWWRVARFLHVEGFHEARLKPSQVMRDLKHVEALVKLAQEHAQGRHGQ, from the coding sequence GTGGGCGTGATCATTGAGCTACCCGAGCCACTGGCCAGGGAGATCACCAGGCTCGGGGTTGACGTCGAGGGCTTCGTCATAGACAGCGTGTCGGCAGGGCTCAACCCAGACCCAAGCACGGAGATCGAAACACACCTAGAACTAGCCAACAAGTACCTAAACGAGGGCAGGAACCTCATCAACAAAGACCCCGTGCAGGCCAGCGAGAAGCTCTACAAGGCAGCCGAGGAAGCCATCAAGGCACTGGCAATAACCCTAAACCTAGATGAAGCAAAGGCGGCTAGGGAGCAGGGCAGGTGGACCGCCGCATTACTCTTTAGTGCTGTTGACTCAATAAGCGATAGGCTCGGTAGGGAGGAGGTTAGGCTTTGGTGGAGGGTGGCCCGGTTCCTGCACGTGGAGGGGTTTCACGAAGCCAGGCTGAAGCCAAGCCAGGTGATGAGGGACTTAAAGCACGTGGAAGCCCTCGTAAAGCTAGCCCAGGAACACGCACAAGGCAGGCATGGCCAATAA
- a CDS encoding SDR family NAD(P)-dependent oxidoreductase: MNRLVLVTGGAGFIGSHLVDRLIKDGYRVRVVDNFSTGRLENLKHLEDNPNLEVMRGDLKNEQDAREAVKGADAVFHFAANPEVRVSSISPRVHFEENVVATFNLLEAMREYKVKEMVFASSSSVYGEPEEIPVDENAPVRPVSVYGASKAACENLIHAYSKLYGIRAVILRYANIIGPRLRHGVIYDLLMKLKKNLDELEVLGDGTQVRSYLYVDDAVEATIIAWRLSNGNYEVYNVGNEDWVTVNDVMNIILNELGLSNVKIVHRPVLHGVGWLGDVKRIALKIDRLKTLGFKPSTLSRGAISMTVKALVRELGFV, encoded by the coding sequence GTGAATAGGCTTGTCCTAGTGACTGGGGGTGCTGGGTTCATTGGGAGTCACCTGGTTGATAGACTGATTAAAGATGGCTATAGGGTGAGGGTTGTCGATAACTTTAGTACGGGTAGATTGGAGAATTTAAAGCACCTTGAAGATAACCCAAACCTGGAGGTAATGAGGGGTGATTTAAAGAATGAGCAGGACGCTAGGGAGGCGGTTAAGGGTGCTGATGCCGTGTTTCACTTCGCTGCGAATCCTGAAGTTAGGGTAAGCTCAATAAGTCCAAGGGTTCACTTTGAGGAGAATGTGGTTGCGACCTTTAATTTATTGGAGGCTATGAGGGAGTATAAGGTTAAGGAAATGGTCTTCGCATCCTCAAGCTCCGTCTACGGCGAGCCGGAGGAAATACCAGTGGACGAAAACGCACCAGTAAGGCCAGTCTCAGTCTACGGAGCCAGCAAGGCAGCGTGTGAGAACTTAATACACGCCTATAGTAAGCTTTATGGCATTAGAGCGGTCATCCTTAGGTACGCCAACATTATTGGGCCTAGGCTGAGACATGGCGTAATCTATGACCTATTGATGAAGCTTAAGAAGAATTTAGATGAATTAGAGGTCCTAGGCGATGGCACCCAGGTGAGGAGTTACCTATATGTTGACGATGCCGTGGAGGCCACGATAATCGCCTGGAGATTAAGTAACGGCAATTACGAGGTTTATAATGTGGGTAATGAGGACTGGGTAACCGTGAATGACGTAATGAATATCATACTTAACGAACTAGGGTTAAGCAATGTTAAGATAGTTCATAGGCCAGTCCTGCATGGAGTGGGCTGGCTTGGTGACGTGAAGAGAATAGCCCTGAAGATAGATAGGCTCAAGACACTGGGCTTTAAACCAAGTACTTTGAGCAGGGGTGCAATCTCGATGACTGTTAAGGCCTTAGTCAGGGAATTGGGGTTTGTATGA
- a CDS encoding FkbM family methyltransferase: MNARILLLKEYLRELMDSLASKASSLTALSIYDKPIQLLKLYMTKDGVVNACIRQINACTVVTANTVNNAIRIAKVLRKYRDYHFNDGNICIRFDDEYCWNLRDVLASEDNYQFLKQFLLLKALGASVERKGNGFLVEVNGIKWFVRGSIWQDLMEGPLLPYLHEPYEYRIWFSKIITKVRTFIDVGAYVGGYAVRACKAGVKVYAVEPSAENYNVLSQNLKFNECNNVILLNVAAGDFKGKALLSPLRGYGPDTSSLVRSGDEKEVINVVPLDDVITDVEMPVMVKIDVEGFEEHVLKGMEKLLKYVGYIFIETNTSTHINVVKYLNGHGFKLRDLRLHRGSDELRYNSLFIKG, translated from the coding sequence ATGAATGCTAGAATATTATTGCTTAAGGAATACCTTAGGGAGCTCATGGATTCCTTAGCTAGTAAGGCTAGTAGCCTTACAGCATTAAGCATATATGATAAGCCAATTCAACTTTTAAAGCTCTACATGACAAAAGATGGTGTCGTTAATGCCTGCATAAGGCAGATTAATGCATGCACAGTGGTTACAGCCAATACGGTAAATAACGCCATTAGGATAGCTAAGGTACTTCGTAAATACAGGGATTACCATTTTAATGATGGAAATATTTGCATACGCTTTGATGATGAATACTGCTGGAATTTACGTGACGTTTTAGCGAGCGAGGATAATTATCAATTCCTTAAGCAATTCCTGCTCCTAAAGGCTCTAGGAGCATCAGTAGAGAGAAAGGGTAATGGCTTTCTTGTAGAGGTTAATGGTATTAAGTGGTTCGTCAGGGGTTCCATATGGCAGGACTTAATGGAGGGGCCATTACTGCCCTATCTTCATGAACCGTATGAGTATCGTATATGGTTTAGTAAAATAATAACGAAGGTGAGGACTTTCATAGACGTTGGCGCGTATGTGGGTGGTTATGCGGTGCGTGCATGTAAGGCGGGAGTTAAGGTATATGCTGTTGAACCTAGTGCGGAGAATTATAATGTATTAAGTCAGAATCTTAAATTCAATGAATGTAATAATGTAATATTACTTAATGTTGCTGCTGGGGATTTTAAAGGTAAAGCATTGCTAAGTCCATTACGTGGTTATGGACCAGATACATCATCTCTAGTCCGGTCCGGAGATGAAAAAGAAGTAATTAATGTGGTTCCCTTAGATGATGTAATTACTGATGTTGAAATGCCAGTAATGGTTAAGATTGACGTAGAGGGTTTTGAGGAGCATGTACTTAAAGGTATGGAGAAGTTGCTTAAGTATGTAGGCTACATATTCATAGAAACGAATACCTCAACACATATTAATGTTGTTAAATATCTTAATGGTCATGGTTTTAAGCTTCGCGATTTGCGTCTTCATAGGGGTAGTGATGAATTAAGGTATAATAGTTTATTTATCAAAGGATGA
- a CDS encoding peptidase A5 codes for MRYVIAVVLALVMAILLASVAHALPMTVEPPANGACWGVWNVTILPGQYLLIHALSNNYSLYVFTPGQYSGWASGEEAYAVYAQNVTGGAAYVIPMPQGQYSVVLYPTPCGVGVDAIVRVVYQPGVGMASLGPLITNELLAYVNLTEYQPGNPINIALGSLVVSHHYYETTEYWVEEVLSAFNGDFLLTIYVINVTNREPQAVGTASIKLGRVEIPCALYLLVMVNITNGDAAVWLGYAVIENGTHYNEPAINWAYGMPLGPATEVVIAMNPYLATPSGYSYDSELIIGNGLGTAQPFNAQMALLYWNGESFMPVTNTYNFAINMNLTSTYLTTAMCGGLPCVTSGEPNYGQLGAFNALSVPMTYVEWEGLGGAVHSTYITSPINITYPRTTEPAPGVLMRLTGVWVMTNGSWEFLNTTSVEVTPSGTPRAVFIRPGYSTYYLISIMSAGRINVNGSLVNNYTGWVRAGSVINITAAPNYLGNGTRLLPVNGSPLLITVDKPMNITINWVKQYLITIGSEYPIDVNGTITTNYTNWVNACSRITVNASAYYMGNGVRYVATNGTGTYEVCSPMRITVGWTNQYLVVLTSPVPILVNGVETMNYTGWLTNGTSLVITVPRYYYLGNSTRLVIKSPVNGTVIITGPTHINITGSPQYLVVIRSPLPIMINGTKTTNYVVWVWPGSVIRLSIPRYQVLPNLTLAIASSISVNEREYPLRGNTILAIDSPMYVTVNYHDYYTVYLVILLTALVALLIMRFRGNGRGNDVTTV; via the coding sequence ATGAGGTATGTAATTGCGGTAGTGCTGGCTCTAGTTATGGCCATCTTATTGGCCAGCGTAGCCCATGCGCTGCCGATGACGGTCGAGCCGCCGGCCAACGGCGCCTGTTGGGGTGTGTGGAACGTGACAATACTTCCAGGCCAATACCTATTAATTCATGCACTTAGTAATAATTACAGCCTATACGTATTCACTCCGGGACAATACAGTGGGTGGGCGTCAGGTGAGGAGGCCTACGCCGTGTATGCCCAGAACGTAACTGGTGGTGCCGCCTACGTAATCCCCATGCCGCAGGGCCAGTACTCAGTGGTTCTATACCCAACGCCGTGCGGTGTTGGTGTCGACGCGATTGTTAGGGTTGTTTACCAGCCTGGGGTTGGCATGGCGTCCCTGGGGCCATTGATAACTAATGAGTTGCTGGCGTACGTGAACTTAACCGAGTACCAACCCGGCAACCCCATCAACATAGCCCTCGGCTCCCTGGTGGTGAGTCACCATTATTACGAGACCACCGAGTACTGGGTTGAGGAAGTCCTCAGCGCTTTTAATGGTGATTTCCTATTAACGATTTACGTAATTAACGTCACAAATCGTGAACCTCAGGCCGTAGGTACCGCATCGATTAAGTTAGGGCGCGTTGAGATTCCGTGCGCCCTGTACTTGCTGGTTATGGTGAATATAACCAATGGGGACGCGGCAGTTTGGTTGGGCTATGCGGTGATAGAGAATGGGACCCATTATAATGAGCCGGCGATTAATTGGGCTTATGGAATGCCGCTGGGCCCCGCCACCGAGGTGGTCATAGCCATGAACCCATACCTAGCCACACCCAGTGGTTATTCCTACGACTCAGAACTAATAATTGGCAATGGGCTGGGCACTGCCCAGCCATTTAATGCGCAGATGGCGCTTCTTTATTGGAATGGTGAGTCCTTCATGCCCGTCACGAATACGTACAACTTCGCCATCAACATGAACTTAACGTCAACGTACCTAACCACGGCCATGTGCGGTGGACTGCCCTGTGTCACAAGCGGTGAGCCGAATTACGGGCAGTTGGGCGCCTTCAATGCGTTAAGCGTCCCAATGACCTACGTGGAGTGGGAGGGACTGGGTGGGGCGGTTCATAGTACGTACATAACGAGCCCCATAAACATAACCTACCCACGAACCACGGAGCCGGCGCCCGGAGTCCTAATGAGACTCACCGGCGTATGGGTCATGACCAACGGGTCTTGGGAATTCCTGAACACCACCAGCGTTGAGGTCACACCATCAGGCACGCCCAGGGCTGTGTTTATAAGGCCCGGCTACTCCACGTACTACCTCATCTCAATAATGAGTGCGGGCCGAATAAACGTCAATGGGTCCCTAGTCAATAACTACACTGGGTGGGTTAGGGCTGGCTCCGTCATCAACATAACCGCAGCCCCGAATTACCTGGGCAACGGGACCAGGCTACTACCCGTTAACGGCTCACCACTGTTAATTACCGTGGATAAGCCAATGAACATAACCATTAACTGGGTTAAGCAGTACCTAATTACTATAGGTAGTGAGTACCCAATTGACGTGAATGGCACCATAACCACGAACTACACCAATTGGGTGAACGCGTGTAGCCGCATCACGGTTAACGCGAGTGCCTACTACATGGGCAACGGCGTTAGGTACGTGGCGACCAACGGGACGGGTACTTACGAGGTCTGCAGCCCCATGAGGATCACCGTGGGGTGGACAAACCAGTACCTAGTAGTATTGACAAGCCCAGTGCCCATCCTGGTGAATGGTGTCGAGACCATGAACTACACGGGGTGGCTCACCAATGGAACCAGCCTAGTAATTACCGTACCCAGGTATTACTACCTTGGTAATTCAACGAGGCTTGTAATTAAGTCCCCAGTTAACGGTACCGTAATAATAACAGGGCCAACCCACATAAACATAACCGGGTCCCCACAATACCTAGTGGTTATTAGGAGTCCATTGCCGATAATGATCAATGGAACGAAAACAACGAACTACGTAGTATGGGTATGGCCAGGCTCAGTAATCAGGCTGTCAATACCCAGGTACCAGGTGCTGCCCAACCTAACCCTCGCCATCGCCTCATCAATCAGCGTCAATGAGCGTGAGTACCCACTACGGGGCAATACCATACTGGCCATTGATTCGCCAATGTACGTTACCGTGAATTACCATGACTACTACACGGTATACCTAGTGATTCTACTCACGGCATTAGTGGCGTTATTGATAATGAGATTTAGGGGTAATGGACGGGGTAATGACGTGACTACTGTATGA
- a CDS encoding polysaccharide pyruvyl transferase family protein yields the protein MNLRVLIHGYFGFGNVGDEAILSALISEFRRVFGDGVEFVVLSSNPGRTRRVHGVHAVRERLLSPTFWRVFLGSHVLVFAGGGRYGYSTWRRITLLAFLARLLRKVVVFRGVGVYPYEWVGKPVISDRPEPFRGLTGALIRIALNRASLVTVRDAYSYTVLRLTGVNRVYLEDDLALRLKVPDPASCRDFAVKYGLIGGGVLGVNLRTLDDETNRVVVDFVAGLIRGFLSNGFSKVVFIPFGFGSFKGRFFDDDLIIAKMLRSRVSELRIIAEELSPLQVLCLFNYLDHVIAMRHHAIIFALKVGRPLTAIVYDTKSLELLRRFRDGNVSMFLVSDIKGKFR from the coding sequence ATGAATCTTAGGGTTCTGATTCACGGCTATTTTGGTTTTGGTAATGTTGGTGATGAGGCTATTCTCTCGGCTTTAATTAGTGAGTTTAGGAGGGTTTTTGGTGATGGTGTTGAGTTTGTTGTTTTGAGTAGTAATCCTGGGCGTACCCGTAGGGTTCACGGTGTTCACGCTGTTCGTGAGAGGTTGTTGTCGCCTACTTTTTGGCGTGTTTTCCTTGGGTCTCATGTGCTTGTTTTTGCCGGTGGTGGTAGGTATGGTTACTCTACCTGGAGGAGAATTACTCTATTGGCCTTTCTTGCTCGGCTTCTTCGTAAGGTTGTTGTTTTTAGGGGTGTTGGTGTTTACCCGTATGAGTGGGTTGGTAAGCCTGTCATTAGTGACAGACCTGAACCCTTCAGGGGCTTGACAGGTGCCTTAATTCGCATCGCCCTTAACCGCGCCAGCTTAGTCACGGTTAGGGATGCCTACTCCTACACAGTGCTTAGGTTAACTGGCGTTAATAGGGTTTACCTTGAGGATGACCTAGCCCTCAGGCTTAAGGTCCCTGACCCAGCCTCCTGCAGGGATTTTGCTGTTAAGTATGGTTTGATTGGTGGTGGGGTTCTCGGGGTTAATTTGAGGACTCTTGATGATGAGACTAATAGGGTGGTTGTCGACTTTGTTGCTGGTTTGATACGTGGGTTCCTTAGTAATGGTTTTTCTAAGGTTGTCTTTATCCCGTTTGGTTTTGGCAGTTTTAAGGGTAGGTTCTTTGATGATGACTTAATAATAGCTAAAATGCTTAGGTCGAGGGTTTCTGAATTGAGGATTATTGCTGAGGAGTTAAGCCCGCTTCAGGTCCTTTGCTTATTTAATTACCTGGATCATGTGATTGCCATGAGGCATCATGCGATTATCTTTGCTTTGAAGGTTGGGAGGCCTTTGACGGCTATTGTTTATGATACGAAGTCCCTGGAGTTGTTGAGGAGGTTTCGTGATGGTAACGTGAGCATGTTCTTAGTCAGTGATATTAAGGGGAAGTTTCGGTAG